The proteins below come from a single Kitasatospora sp. NBC_00315 genomic window:
- a CDS encoding VOC family protein translates to MTRLLTHLRHVDLAVPDYEKQLDFYAGVWGLTQVAEDSGISFLAAEGSPEQYIVRLRRAEEKRLDLISYGAATPADVDTLAEQLLAGGVQLITRPAAVDTPGGGYGFRFFDVDGRTIEVSADVATRTHRRIEEKESVPVRLSHVVVNSPDLDRTRTWYEQHLGFALSDTLASPHMGEVMHFMRISNQHHSMAIAKGPHTSLHHISFELRGVDEYMYGTGRVLRAGVRKIWGPGRHLAGNNTFSYFLDPHGNTVEYTTELEQLDEDAWHPHVYDFSQPEVTDQWGTANAMSEIVAKESFNDVDRGCFTAPPV, encoded by the coding sequence ATGACCCGCCTGCTCACCCACCTGCGGCACGTCGACCTCGCCGTGCCCGACTACGAGAAGCAGCTCGACTTCTACGCCGGCGTCTGGGGCCTCACCCAGGTCGCCGAGGACAGCGGCATCTCCTTCCTCGCCGCCGAAGGCTCACCCGAGCAGTACATCGTGCGCCTGCGCCGCGCCGAGGAGAAGCGCCTCGACCTCATCTCCTACGGAGCCGCCACCCCCGCCGACGTCGACACCCTCGCCGAGCAGCTGCTCGCGGGCGGCGTCCAGCTGATCACCCGCCCCGCCGCCGTCGACACCCCCGGCGGCGGCTACGGCTTCCGCTTCTTCGACGTCGACGGCCGCACCATCGAGGTCAGCGCCGACGTCGCCACCCGCACCCACCGCCGCATCGAGGAGAAGGAGTCCGTCCCCGTCCGCCTCTCCCACGTCGTCGTCAACTCACCCGACCTGGACCGCACCCGCACCTGGTACGAGCAGCACCTCGGCTTCGCGCTCTCCGACACCCTCGCCTCCCCGCACATGGGCGAGGTCATGCACTTCATGCGGATCAGCAACCAGCACCACTCCATGGCCATCGCCAAGGGTCCGCACACCTCACTGCACCACATCTCCTTCGAACTGCGCGGTGTGGACGAGTACATGTACGGCACCGGCCGGGTGCTGCGCGCCGGCGTGCGGAAGATCTGGGGCCCAGGCCGCCACCTCGCCGGCAACAACACCTTCTCCTACTTCCTCGACCCGCACGGCAACACGGTCGAGTACACCACCGAGCTGGAGCAGCTCGACGAGGACGCCTGGCACCCGCACGTCTACGACTTCTCACAGCCCGAGGTCACGGACCAGTGGGGCACCGCCAACGCGATGAGCGAGATCGTCGCCAAGGAGTCGTTCAACGACGTGGACCGCGGCTGCTTCACCGCCCCGCCCGTCTGA
- a CDS encoding cyclase family protein, translating to MTTLDRDALDRTDPEGEIAKAAAAYSNWGRWGADDRLGTLNHLDEEKRRQGAALVRQGVSFSLSQRFDMNGPQKGWRRRTNPVHTMLDTGTDAAAGHQPFPHGIGGADDVIAMPLQCSTQWDGLGHIFDHGRAWNGRDAASTVTSEGDQVTGIEHMAADVAGRGVLLDVGRALGTDGELPDGFAITEDHLRATIEAQGPSSAVGRGDLVVIRTGQLTRARREGWGDYAGGDAPGLSFTTAGWLHRTEIAAVATDTWGFEVRPNEFDQAFQPLHQVAIPNMGLLIGEMWDPDALAEHCAVDGVYEFWLTAAPLPITGAVGSPVNPVAVK from the coding sequence GTGACCACCCTCGACCGGGACGCTCTCGACCGCACCGACCCCGAGGGCGAGATCGCCAAGGCCGCCGCCGCGTACTCCAACTGGGGCCGGTGGGGAGCGGACGACCGGCTCGGCACCCTGAACCACCTCGACGAGGAGAAGCGTCGGCAGGGCGCCGCCCTCGTCCGGCAGGGCGTCAGTTTCTCGCTCTCGCAGCGGTTCGACATGAACGGCCCGCAGAAGGGCTGGCGCCGGCGCACCAACCCGGTGCACACCATGCTCGACACCGGCACCGATGCCGCCGCCGGCCACCAGCCGTTCCCGCACGGCATCGGCGGCGCCGACGACGTGATCGCCATGCCACTGCAGTGCTCCACCCAGTGGGACGGACTCGGCCACATCTTCGACCACGGCAGGGCGTGGAACGGCCGTGACGCCGCCAGCACCGTCACCTCCGAGGGCGACCAGGTCACCGGCATCGAGCACATGGCCGCCGACGTCGCCGGACGGGGCGTCCTCCTCGACGTCGGCCGGGCGCTCGGCACCGACGGCGAACTCCCCGACGGCTTCGCGATCACCGAGGACCACCTGCGCGCCACCATCGAGGCCCAGGGCCCGAGTTCGGCCGTCGGACGCGGCGACCTCGTGGTGATCCGCACGGGCCAGCTCACCCGCGCCCGCCGCGAGGGCTGGGGCGACTACGCAGGCGGGGACGCCCCCGGGCTCTCCTTCACCACCGCCGGCTGGCTGCACCGCACCGAGATCGCGGCCGTCGCCACCGACACCTGGGGCTTCGAGGTGCGGCCCAACGAGTTCGACCAGGCCTTCCAGCCCCTGCACCAGGTCGCCATTCCCAACATGGGCCTGCTCATCGGCGAGATGTGGGACCCGGACGCCCTCGCCGAGCACTGCGCCGTCGACGGCGTGTACGAGTTCTGGCTCACCGCCGCACCGCTGCCGATCACCGGCGCCGTCGGCTCCCCGGTCAACCCGGTCGCCGTCAAGTAA
- a CDS encoding MFS transporter — MPIPAPGPATVASAAPNGSPPPRPRSTAALLMAGSCLPILGAVLIAPVLPRMQDHFATTPGAEVLVPVVLTVPALALALLAPFAGVLVDRLGRRRLLTVSTVVYALVGTAPLWLDSLGAIVAGRVLVGIAEAAIMTCCTTLIGDYWSGRERERYLALQAMCASLSATAFFVLGGAAGSAGWRAPFWAYAVGLVLAPLMATRLRPVHPETASETRSGERRPFPLRSLAAPCALTFFGAIVFYTVPVEMSYLLEDLGVTSAAAAGLAAAAASAATVAGAASFPRLARRAEALLPLVLAVCAAGFAVMCFAPSTPLLVLGAVVNCLATGLLLPTLVTRTLALLRHEDRGRGTGLWNAAFFLGEFLCPLALLGLAGAVGTLAGAVGVLAAVTAVVALGLAVARARRGATPATVKAAAV; from the coding sequence ATGCCAATTCCTGCCCCCGGTCCCGCCACCGTGGCGAGCGCCGCACCGAACGGCAGCCCACCCCCGCGCCCGCGGTCGACGGCCGCCCTGCTGATGGCCGGCAGTTGTCTGCCGATCCTGGGGGCGGTCCTCATCGCCCCCGTCCTGCCACGGATGCAGGACCACTTCGCCACCACGCCGGGCGCCGAAGTCCTGGTGCCGGTCGTGCTCACAGTGCCCGCCCTCGCCCTCGCCCTACTGGCACCGTTCGCCGGGGTCCTCGTGGACAGGCTGGGCCGCAGGCGACTGCTGACGGTCTCCACCGTGGTGTACGCCCTCGTCGGTACGGCGCCGCTGTGGCTCGACTCACTGGGCGCCATCGTGGCCGGCCGGGTCCTGGTGGGCATCGCCGAAGCCGCGATCATGACGTGCTGCACCACCCTGATCGGCGACTACTGGTCGGGCCGCGAACGCGAGCGCTATCTCGCCCTTCAGGCCATGTGCGCCTCGCTGTCGGCGACCGCCTTCTTCGTGCTCGGCGGAGCGGCCGGCTCCGCCGGGTGGCGGGCGCCCTTCTGGGCCTACGCGGTCGGGCTCGTGCTGGCACCGCTGATGGCCACGCGTCTGCGGCCCGTCCATCCGGAGACGGCCTCGGAGACGCGCAGCGGGGAACGCCGCCCGTTCCCGCTGCGGAGCCTCGCCGCTCCCTGCGCACTGACCTTCTTCGGCGCGATCGTCTTCTACACCGTCCCGGTGGAGATGTCGTACCTGCTGGAGGACCTCGGGGTGACCTCGGCCGCCGCGGCCGGACTCGCAGCGGCGGCAGCCAGCGCGGCGACCGTGGCGGGCGCCGCGTCGTTCCCCCGACTGGCCCGGCGTGCCGAAGCACTGCTGCCGCTGGTGCTCGCCGTCTGCGCCGCCGGCTTCGCCGTCATGTGCTTCGCTCCCAGCACTCCGCTGCTGGTCCTGGGCGCGGTGGTCAACTGCCTGGCCACGGGGCTGCTGCTGCCCACGCTGGTGACCCGCACCCTGGCGCTGCTGCGCCACGAGGACCGTGGCCGTGGCACCGGCCTGTGGAACGCGGCCTTCTTCCTCGGCGAGTTCCTCTGCCCGCTCGCCCTGCTCGGGCTCGCCGGAGCCGTCGGCACCCTGGCCGGCGCCGTCGGCGTGCTCGCCGCGGTGACCGCCGTGGTGGCCCTGGGCCTGGCCGTCGCCCGTGCCCGGCGCGGCGCCACCCCGGCGACGGTGAAGGCCGCGGCTGTCTGA
- a CDS encoding amidohydrolase family protein, with protein MTTPTVDVHAHLLLPEVEALVADRPGLAEAKALDARRNGPRALAVSGPMVRERIPLLTDVAARLARMDAQGVDVQLVSPSPSHYHYWSDEATARQVWQTANRVTADHCAEAPERLRGLGLVPLQHPHLAVEALDDALDHGLLGVEISSHAPGTPGVELSDPRLEPLWARAVETGAVLFLHPFGCTLDERLDAWYLSNTVGQPTENAVALSHLIFSGVLDRHAGLKIIAAHGGGYLPTHIGRSDHSWRARPDARGCAREPSSYLKDLWFDSLVHDPAVLRHLVRAAGADRVLLGSDFPFDMGNQDPLGALTAAALPDHDHHAVRGGNAVALLGLG; from the coding sequence GTGACCACGCCCACCGTCGACGTCCACGCCCACCTGCTGCTGCCCGAGGTCGAAGCCCTCGTCGCCGACCGGCCCGGACTGGCCGAGGCGAAGGCCCTGGACGCCCGCCGCAACGGGCCCAGGGCCCTGGCCGTCAGCGGTCCCATGGTGCGCGAGCGCATCCCGCTGCTCACCGACGTCGCCGCACGCCTGGCGCGCATGGACGCCCAGGGGGTCGACGTCCAGCTGGTCAGCCCGTCGCCCTCGCACTACCACTACTGGTCCGACGAGGCGACCGCCCGCCAGGTGTGGCAGACCGCCAACCGTGTCACCGCGGACCACTGCGCCGAGGCCCCCGAACGGCTGCGCGGCCTCGGCCTGGTGCCCCTCCAACACCCGCACCTCGCCGTCGAGGCGCTCGACGACGCCCTCGACCACGGACTGCTCGGCGTCGAGATCTCCAGCCATGCCCCGGGTACCCCGGGCGTCGAACTCTCGGACCCGCGCCTCGAACCCCTCTGGGCCCGTGCCGTCGAGACCGGTGCCGTTCTGTTCCTTCACCCCTTCGGCTGCACCCTCGACGAGCGCCTCGACGCCTGGTACCTCTCCAACACCGTCGGCCAGCCCACCGAGAACGCCGTCGCCCTCTCCCACCTGATCTTCTCCGGCGTCCTCGACCGCCACGCCGGCCTGAAGATCATCGCCGCCCACGGCGGCGGCTACCTGCCCACCCACATCGGCCGCTCCGACCACTCCTGGCGCGCCCGCCCCGACGCCCGAGGCTGCGCCCGCGAACCCAGCAGCTACCTCAAGGACCTGTGGTTCGACTCCCTCGTCCACGACCCCGCCGTACTGCGCCACCTCGTCCGCGCCGCCGGCGCCGACCGGGTGCTCCTCGGCTCCGACTTCCCGTTCGACATGGGCAACCAGGACCCGCTCGGCGCCCTCACCGCCGCCGCGCTGCCCGACCACGACCACCACGCCGTCCGCGGCGGCAACGCCGTCGCCCTGTTGGGCCTCGGCTGA
- a CDS encoding glycoside hydrolase family 3 protein: MNRRTFLTTAVLTSLATTVVPAVAASGRGAVASASTPQSRAAQLLAVMTPAQKEALVRCDFAALASLGIPALTMADASAGLRGETGVTAFPVPVAQAATFDAGRAGSLGAALGAEGRAKGYNNLLAPTVDIARHWRSGRQAEGMGEDPYLAGTLAANLTARMQQQGVVATVKHFGAYTQETDRTSVNVTASDRALHEIYEAPVRRVVATTPLTSVMVSYPKVNGTFAVQNAALFADLKTTIGLQGYTVPDFWAGDDQVAAARAGMDLAGLGPGAVQIPAGSLTSGISAARLDDAARRILTTMIAAGLFDNPLPTPSANVSTQVNRDLAHDLAVHGTVLLQNRNSVLPLAGSASVAVIGPAGVDAITGVSGSTYVDPGSWTTPLQAIRNRAGSTSVTHTQGSLGDIPLTPVPSGVLRTAAGAAGLTVSYYAGAQASGTPVVTETVAGIDFAQAPLASLPPVWSARYTGRLTPTSTGLHRFSLLPSGTAGLTVNGTTVVSGTRHMRRFFLGPFDYPLQGTTTLTAGSTVDIEVVYTNATAQYGQVGLTLGWQPDTLIPAAVAAARAADTVVVLANRTAGEDMDHGGLDLPGDQNQLIAAVAAANPRTVVVLNTDGPVAMPWLGSVAAVVQSWYGGQAMGTALAAVLFGDSDPAGRLPVTFPAAPAQGPGSTPATYPGDGVTVAYSEDIAVGYRYYDRNGQSPLFPFGHGLSYTTFALGDLTTSYDASAKLLTATVNVTNSGARTGWSVVQLYAALPAAANAEPRRLVGFRKLQLAPKASTRVSFTVPAEDLSVWQSGAWALVPGLYTVHAGRSSRDLAAQRTLTIS, translated from the coding sequence ATGAACCGTCGCACGTTCCTCACCACAGCCGTCCTGACCTCGTTGGCCACCACCGTGGTGCCCGCGGTCGCGGCGTCCGGTCGCGGTGCCGTCGCGTCAGCCTCGACCCCGCAGAGCCGCGCTGCCCAGCTCCTCGCCGTGATGACGCCGGCACAGAAGGAGGCGCTCGTCCGCTGCGACTTCGCCGCTCTGGCCTCCCTGGGCATTCCGGCCCTGACCATGGCCGACGCCTCGGCGGGCCTGCGTGGCGAGACGGGTGTGACGGCGTTCCCCGTGCCCGTCGCCCAGGCCGCCACCTTCGACGCCGGACGGGCCGGAAGCCTGGGTGCGGCCCTGGGCGCCGAAGGCCGCGCGAAGGGCTACAACAACCTGCTCGCCCCCACTGTCGACATCGCCCGGCACTGGCGCTCGGGCCGTCAGGCCGAGGGAATGGGCGAGGACCCGTACCTCGCCGGCACGCTGGCCGCCAACCTCACAGCACGGATGCAGCAGCAGGGCGTGGTGGCCACGGTGAAGCACTTCGGCGCTTACACGCAGGAGACCGACCGCACCTCCGTCAACGTCACGGCCTCCGACCGGGCCCTCCACGAGATCTACGAGGCGCCCGTTCGCCGCGTTGTGGCCACCACGCCGCTCACCTCGGTGATGGTGTCGTACCCCAAGGTCAACGGCACCTTCGCCGTCCAGAACGCCGCCCTGTTCGCCGACCTCAAGACGACCATCGGCCTCCAGGGCTACACGGTTCCCGACTTCTGGGCCGGGGACGACCAGGTGGCCGCAGCCCGCGCCGGTATGGACCTCGCGGGCCTGGGTCCCGGCGCCGTGCAGATTCCCGCCGGCAGCCTCACTTCAGGTATCAGCGCCGCACGTCTGGACGACGCGGCCCGTCGGATCCTGACCACCATGATCGCCGCCGGGCTGTTCGACAACCCGCTTCCCACCCCGTCCGCGAACGTCAGCACCCAGGTGAACCGGGATCTCGCCCACGACCTGGCCGTCCACGGCACCGTGCTACTGCAGAACCGCAACTCCGTCCTGCCGCTGGCCGGGTCCGCGTCAGTCGCCGTCATCGGCCCGGCGGGTGTCGACGCCATCACCGGTGTCTCCGGCTCCACCTACGTCGACCCCGGTTCGTGGACCACACCTCTCCAGGCCATCAGGAACCGGGCGGGCAGCACGTCGGTCACCCACACCCAGGGCAGCCTCGGCGACATCCCCCTCACGCCCGTGCCCTCCGGAGTTCTCCGCACGGCCGCCGGTGCGGCCGGCCTGACCGTCAGCTACTACGCCGGAGCCCAGGCCAGCGGGACCCCCGTCGTCACGGAGACCGTCGCCGGCATCGACTTCGCGCAGGCGCCGCTCGCAAGCCTGCCCCCGGTCTGGTCGGCGCGCTACACGGGCAGGCTCACCCCGACCAGCACCGGCCTGCACCGCTTCTCGCTGCTGCCCTCCGGCACCGCCGGCCTCACGGTCAACGGGACCACGGTGGTCTCCGGGACCCGCCACATGCGGCGATTCTTCCTGGGCCCCTTCGACTACCCCCTCCAGGGCACGACGACCCTCACCGCCGGCAGCACCGTCGACATCGAGGTCGTCTACACCAACGCCACGGCTCAGTACGGCCAGGTCGGCCTCACCCTCGGCTGGCAGCCGGATACCCTGATCCCGGCGGCCGTCGCCGCCGCGCGGGCCGCCGACACGGTCGTCGTGCTCGCCAACCGCACCGCCGGCGAGGACATGGACCACGGCGGCCTCGACCTCCCCGGCGACCAGAACCAGCTGATCGCCGCCGTCGCCGCGGCCAATCCGCGCACCGTGGTGGTGCTCAACACCGACGGCCCGGTCGCCATGCCGTGGCTCGGCAGCGTCGCGGCCGTGGTGCAGAGCTGGTACGGAGGACAGGCCATGGGGACGGCCCTGGCCGCGGTCCTCTTCGGCGACAGTGACCCCGCAGGCCGCCTGCCGGTCACCTTCCCTGCCGCACCCGCCCAGGGGCCCGGCAGTACCCCCGCGACCTACCCCGGCGACGGCGTCACCGTCGCCTACAGCGAGGACATCGCGGTCGGGTACCGCTACTACGACCGCAACGGCCAGAGCCCCCTGTTCCCCTTCGGGCACGGCCTCTCCTACACCACCTTCGCCCTGGGGGACCTCACCACCTCCTACGACGCCTCCGCCAAGCTGCTCACCGCCACCGTCAACGTGACCAACTCCGGTGCCCGGACCGGCTGGAGCGTCGTCCAGCTCTACGCGGCTCTTCCGGCGGCCGCCAACGCGGAGCCCCGCCGGCTGGTCGGGTTCCGCAAGCTCCAGCTCGCACCCAAGGCCAGCACCCGGGTGAGCTTCACCGTCCCCGCCGAGGACCTGTCCGTCTGGCAGTCCGGTGCCTGGGCACTCGTCCCGGGCCTCTACACCGTCCACGCCGGCCGGTCCTCCCGCGACCTTGCCGCCCAGCGGACACTCACGATCAGCTGA
- a CDS encoding FAD-dependent oxidoreductase, with protein MTSVRTVLVIGGGTAGNGLTVLLRKAGLDVDLVEAKTDWNVSGSGITLQGNALRVLREIGVWDQVREAGFGFGSVGITAPDGTVLHVARDVRTGGDDLPATLGMQRPRLQRILIEAVKASGAKVRLGTTVESLASDDTGVWVRFDDGTGGRYDLVVGADGISSATRAMIGITERPEPTGMAIWRTPAPRPAGVDRTDLAYGGSCYIAGYCPTGPDTVYAYLVEPKRDRATIDPGSYADEMRRLAAGYGGHWAGIAASITDPKQVNYTWFDRHLVEGPWHRGRVVLVGDAAHACPPTLAQGAAMSLEDAWVLAQLLTSKDEFDEQLLLDYHARRLPRVRMVVDNSCQIGQWLIDGVRDADVPGLMGRTMTVLRELP; from the coding sequence ATGACCAGTGTCCGTACCGTCCTCGTGATCGGCGGCGGCACCGCAGGCAACGGCCTCACCGTTCTCCTGCGCAAGGCCGGCCTCGACGTCGACCTCGTCGAGGCCAAGACCGACTGGAACGTCTCCGGCTCCGGCATCACCCTCCAGGGCAACGCCCTGCGCGTGCTGCGCGAGATCGGCGTCTGGGACCAGGTCCGCGAGGCCGGCTTCGGCTTCGGCTCGGTCGGCATCACCGCCCCCGACGGCACCGTGCTGCACGTCGCCCGCGACGTCCGCACCGGCGGCGACGACCTGCCCGCCACCCTCGGCATGCAGCGCCCCCGGCTGCAGCGGATCCTGATCGAGGCCGTGAAGGCCTCCGGCGCGAAGGTCCGGCTCGGAACCACCGTCGAGTCCCTGGCCTCGGACGACACCGGCGTGTGGGTCCGCTTCGACGACGGCACCGGCGGCCGCTACGACCTCGTCGTCGGCGCCGACGGCATCAGCTCCGCCACCCGCGCCATGATCGGCATCACCGAGCGCCCCGAGCCCACCGGCATGGCGATCTGGCGCACCCCGGCGCCGCGCCCCGCCGGGGTGGATCGCACCGACCTCGCCTACGGCGGATCCTGCTACATCGCCGGCTACTGCCCCACCGGCCCGGACACCGTCTACGCCTACCTCGTCGAACCCAAGCGCGACCGGGCCACCATCGACCCCGGCTCCTACGCCGACGAGATGCGCCGCCTCGCCGCGGGCTACGGCGGCCACTGGGCCGGTATCGCCGCGAGCATCACCGACCCGAAGCAGGTCAACTACACCTGGTTCGACCGCCACCTCGTCGAGGGCCCCTGGCACCGCGGTCGCGTCGTCCTGGTCGGCGACGCCGCCCACGCCTGCCCGCCCACCCTCGCCCAGGGCGCCGCCATGTCCCTGGAGGACGCCTGGGTACTCGCCCAACTCCTCACTTCGAAGGACGAGTTCGACGAGCAACTGCTGCTCGACTACCACGCCCGTCGCCTTCCGCGCGTGCGCATGGTCGTCGACAACTCCTGCCAGATCGGCCAGTGGCTGATCGACGGCGTCCGCGACGCCGACGTCCCCGGCCTGATGGGCCGCACCATGACCGTGCTCAGGGAGCTGCCGTGA
- a CDS encoding LysR family transcriptional regulator, giving the protein MNLATLDLNLVPALRALLEERNVTRAGTKVGLSQPAMSAALSRLRKHFGDELLARSGNSYTLTPLGTVLLELTSTTCELLERVFTCQASFDPAIERREFTLLASDYAVAVFGAELARVVHDEAPGVRLRFLQVGPALVESIATSLSSVDGLLMPHGVISGFPSMDLFADRWVCLVADGHPEIGDTLTLGDLARLPWAVYQRTHDAPAARQLSLLGIDARVEVSVETFQLLPAMVAGTTRVALVQERLAARLGPHSGVRTLPCPFDAVPLNEALWWHHAHTQDAAHTWLRDTAARVGAAL; this is encoded by the coding sequence ATGAACCTTGCGACCCTCGACCTGAACCTCGTCCCCGCCTTGCGCGCCCTCCTGGAGGAACGCAACGTGACCCGGGCCGGCACCAAGGTCGGCCTCAGCCAGCCCGCCATGAGCGCCGCCCTCTCGCGATTGCGCAAGCACTTCGGCGACGAGCTCCTCGCCCGCTCCGGCAACAGCTACACCCTGACTCCGCTCGGCACCGTACTGCTCGAACTAACCTCCACCACATGCGAGTTGCTGGAACGCGTCTTCACCTGTCAGGCGTCCTTCGACCCCGCGATCGAGCGGCGTGAATTCACCCTGCTCGCCTCCGACTACGCCGTAGCCGTCTTCGGCGCCGAGCTGGCCCGGGTCGTGCACGACGAGGCACCCGGTGTGCGGCTGCGCTTCCTGCAGGTCGGGCCGGCCCTGGTCGAATCCATCGCCACCTCGCTCAGTTCCGTGGACGGGCTGCTGATGCCGCACGGTGTGATCAGCGGCTTCCCGTCCATGGACCTCTTCGCCGACCGGTGGGTGTGCCTGGTCGCCGACGGCCACCCCGAGATCGGCGACACCCTCACCCTGGGCGACCTGGCCCGCCTGCCCTGGGCCGTGTACCAGCGCACCCACGACGCGCCGGCCGCCCGGCAGCTCTCGCTGCTCGGCATCGACGCGCGGGTGGAGGTCTCCGTGGAGACCTTCCAACTGCTCCCGGCCATGGTCGCCGGCACCACCCGGGTCGCCCTCGTCCAGGAACGTCTGGCGGCACGGCTCGGCCCCCACAGCGGCGTCCGGACCCTGCCCTGCCCGTTCGACGCCGTCCCGCTCAACGAAGCCCTGTGGTGGCACCACGCACACACCCAGGACGCCGCCCACACCTGGCTCCGGGACACCGCGGCCCGGGTCGGCGCCGCCCTGTGA
- a CDS encoding fumarylacetoacetate hydrolase family protein yields the protein MFADADGAPFPGLVAGDLVLDLGQAPEAGNPSTTRDLLERWEETLPALHRLAADGDRPWRPLEGLRTLPPVEPRQLLQSGANYRQHVVDLAVAHRSPDDTRTVEQARADVAAMMDRRAAEDQPYMFIGLPSSITGPYDDVVLPAWCTKPDWELELVAVIGRPAYRVGPEEALAHVAAYTIANDLTARELVFRKDMPEIGTDWLRCKNAPGFTPLGPYLVPAAFVTDPSDLQVTLKLNGETMQDESTKDMIFDVARMVSYASQTTRLLPGDLVLTGSPAGNGMHWGRLLRDGDVMDGTVTGLGAQRTRCVAEER from the coding sequence ATGTTCGCCGACGCTGACGGCGCGCCCTTCCCCGGCCTGGTGGCCGGCGACCTCGTGCTCGACCTCGGTCAGGCTCCCGAGGCCGGGAATCCGTCCACCACCCGTGACCTGCTGGAACGCTGGGAGGAGACGCTGCCCGCCTTGCATCGTCTGGCGGCGGACGGGGACCGGCCCTGGCGTCCGCTGGAGGGCTTGCGGACCCTGCCGCCCGTTGAGCCCCGCCAACTGCTGCAGTCCGGCGCCAACTATCGTCAGCACGTCGTCGACCTCGCCGTGGCCCACCGCTCCCCGGACGACACCCGGACGGTCGAGCAGGCCCGGGCGGACGTGGCCGCGATGATGGACCGCCGCGCGGCCGAGGACCAGCCGTACATGTTCATCGGCCTGCCGTCCTCCATCACCGGGCCGTACGACGACGTGGTGCTGCCCGCCTGGTGCACCAAGCCCGACTGGGAGCTGGAGCTCGTGGCCGTGATCGGCCGGCCGGCCTACCGGGTCGGCCCCGAGGAGGCGCTCGCCCACGTCGCCGCCTACACCATCGCCAACGACCTCACCGCCCGCGAGCTCGTCTTCCGCAAGGACATGCCGGAGATCGGCACCGACTGGCTGCGCTGCAAGAACGCCCCGGGCTTCACCCCGCTCGGCCCCTACCTGGTGCCCGCCGCGTTCGTCACCGACCCCTCCGACCTGCAGGTCACCCTCAAGCTCAACGGCGAGACCATGCAGGACGAGTCCACCAAGGACATGATCTTCGACGTGGCACGGATGGTCTCCTACGCCTCGCAGACCACCCGCCTGCTGCCCGGCGACCTCGTCCTCACCGGCAGCCCGGCCGGCAACGGCATGCACTGGGGCCGCCTGCTGCGCGACGGCGACGTCATGGACGGGACCGTCACCGGCCTCGGTGCCCAGCGCACCCGCTGCGTCGCGGAGGAGCGGTGA
- a CDS encoding fumarylacetoacetate hydrolase family protein, with the protein MRFATYEHHGHRRCAVVSGTRLHPLPVGADLLDLVRAGRQALHAAGRTALAAEPGPQVAEVRLLPPLQPPTVRDFVAFEEHVEGVRRSVSGAEGVPEAWYEAPTFYFGNPYAVIGAHDDVPMPPGSSVLDFELEVAAVIGLRGSDLTPEQAREHIIGYTIFNDWSARDLQSREMRVGLGPCKGKDTATTLGPYLVTADELEPRRDADGFLRLALTAEVNGEVVGRDLLSNMGWPFEDLVAYASRGTTVRPGDVLGSGTCGNGGCLAELWGRTGRQDPAPLGPGDTVTLTVEGIGTVSNTVVDGTEPVRIHPARPRPRTRP; encoded by the coding sequence ATGCGCTTCGCCACCTACGAGCATCACGGGCACCGCCGCTGCGCCGTCGTGTCCGGCACCCGTCTGCACCCGCTGCCCGTCGGGGCCGACCTGCTCGACCTCGTCCGGGCCGGCAGGCAAGCCCTGCACGCCGCCGGCCGGACGGCGCTGGCCGCCGAGCCCGGCCCGCAGGTCGCCGAGGTGCGACTGCTGCCGCCCCTCCAGCCGCCCACCGTCCGTGACTTCGTCGCCTTCGAGGAGCACGTCGAGGGGGTACGCCGCAGTGTCAGCGGCGCCGAGGGCGTGCCCGAGGCCTGGTACGAGGCGCCGACCTTCTACTTCGGCAACCCGTACGCCGTCATCGGCGCCCACGACGACGTCCCGATGCCGCCGGGCTCGTCCGTGCTCGACTTCGAGCTGGAGGTGGCGGCCGTCATCGGGCTCCGGGGCAGCGACCTGACCCCGGAACAGGCCCGCGAGCACATCATCGGCTACACGATCTTCAACGACTGGTCGGCGCGCGATCTGCAGTCCCGTGAGATGCGGGTCGGCCTCGGGCCCTGCAAGGGCAAGGACACCGCCACCACCCTGGGCCCGTACCTCGTCACGGCCGACGAACTGGAACCCCGCCGCGACGCCGACGGATTCCTGCGCCTGGCGCTGACCGCCGAGGTCAACGGCGAGGTCGTCGGCCGCGACCTGCTCTCCAACATGGGCTGGCCCTTCGAGGATCTCGTCGCCTACGCCTCACGCGGCACCACCGTACGACCCGGCGACGTCCTCGGCTCCGGCACCTGCGGCAACGGCGGCTGCCTCGCCGAACTCTGGGGGCGCACCGGTCGCCAGGACCCGGCGCCGCTGGGGCCCGGCGACACCGTCACCCTCACCGTCGAGGGCATCGGCACCGTCTCCAATACCGTCGTCGACGGGACCGAGCCGGTGCGGATCCACCCCGCCCGGCCGCGCCCGCGCACCCGCCCCTGA